The genomic window CAAATCAAATCTTTAAAAGGACTGCTTCGGCAGTCCTTTTTCTTTTGCGTATTTTCAGACCGCCGGGATATAATAATATTAACTTTTCGTAAACCCCCTTGACAAATACTTGTTTGTACTGTATAATATAAATATAGATTTGATAAAACATAATCTCATAAAATAGAAAGGAATGGTAACTATGGCAGCAACAGTTGTAACAAAGGCAAATTTCGAGGCAGAGGTATTAAAGTCTGACAAGCCGGTCATCGTTGATTTCTGGGCTTCGTGGTGCGGCCCCTGCAGAATGCTCTCGCCCGTTATCGAGGAAATATCTGAAACTGAGCCCGGCATCAAGGTCTGCTCGGTCAATGTCGATGAGCAAATGGAGCTGGCTGCACAGTTCCAGATAAGCTCTATACCCACGCTCCTCGCATTCAAGGGAGGGCAGCTTGTCAATCAGTCGCTCGGCGTTATACCAAAAGCGCAGATCCTCGGCCTTGTTAAGTGAGGTGAGCTATGTTTGATATCATAATCGTTGGTGCAGGGCCGGCAGGGCTCACGGCGGCTATCTATGCGCAGCGTGCCGGCAGAAAGGCGCTTGTCTTTGAGGCAGGCAGCTACGGCGGCCAGATAATCAAGGCGGCAAAGGTTGAGAATTATCCGGGGCTTAAGTCTGTTTCGGGATTTGAGTTTGCGCAGACGCTCTATGACCAGGCGACGGCTCTCGGTGCTGAGATAAGGCTTGAGCGTGTCATCCGTGTTGCCGACGGCGGAAGTGTCAAGACGGTGACGACCGACAGCGGTGAATATCAGGCAAAGGCCGTTATCCTTGCTACCGGTGCTAAAAACCGTCCCCTCGGCCTTGAAAATGAAAAAGCCCTTACAGGCAAGGGCGTTTCCTACTGTGCGACCTGCGACGGAATGTTTTTCCGGGGCAAGAGCGTCGTTGTGGCAGGCGGCGAGAGAACAGCCGTGCTCGATGCGCTGTTTTTGGCCGACATCTGCGAGAAGGTGTATGTTGTCTACAAGGGCAGCGAGCTTGGCGTGCAGGGCGTTGATGCTGACAGGCTCTCGCAGAAGTCAAATGTCGAGCTGATGCTTGGCAGCCGTGTCACTAAGCTCATTGACGAGGGAGGCAGGCTCTCGGGTATTGAAGTCACATCACAGGACGGTGTCAGGACTCTCGATGTGCAGGGGCTTTTCGTGGCAGTGGGCAATGCGCCTGACAATTCAGGCTACGCCGATGTCGCAAAGCTCGATGATAAGGGGTATTTTTGCTCTGATGAGAGCTGCCTGACCGTTACACCCGGAATATTTGTAGCAGGTGACTGCCGTGCAAAGAAGATACGCCAGCTCACCACAGCAGCCGCCGACGGCACCACAGCCGCCCTCGCAGCTTGCAGCTATCTGAGAACTATAGAATGAAAAAAGGACTGCGTCATGCAGTCCTTTTTAGTATGCCGTTATTCAAGTGCGATGTACTTTTCCTCAAACTCGCTTACCGGGATAGCCTTGTCAAAAAGCCAGCCCTGAGCCATTTTGTAGCCTATGTCGCTGAGGAAATTCGCCTGCTCCTCAGTCTCAACGCCCTCGAACAAGACCTCCTTGTGGGTCGTGGCGATGAGCCTGCATATCTGCTTGACGTATTCACGTTCGAGCAGGTTGGTGGCGATGTTGTCGATGAACACCTTGTCTACCTTGACGATGTCAACAGG from Ruminococcus sp. NK3A76 includes these protein-coding regions:
- the trxA gene encoding thioredoxin, with the protein product MAATVVTKANFEAEVLKSDKPVIVDFWASWCGPCRMLSPVIEEISETEPGIKVCSVNVDEQMELAAQFQISSIPTLLAFKGGQLVNQSLGVIPKAQILGLVK
- a CDS encoding FAD-dependent oxidoreductase, with protein sequence MFDIIIVGAGPAGLTAAIYAQRAGRKALVFEAGSYGGQIIKAAKVENYPGLKSVSGFEFAQTLYDQATALGAEIRLERVIRVADGGSVKTVTTDSGEYQAKAVILATGAKNRPLGLENEKALTGKGVSYCATCDGMFFRGKSVVVAGGERTAVLDALFLADICEKVYVVYKGSELGVQGVDADRLSQKSNVELMLGSRVTKLIDEGGRLSGIEVTSQDGVRTLDVQGLFVAVGNAPDNSGYADVAKLDDKGYFCSDESCLTVTPGIFVAGDCRAKKIRQLTTAAADGTTAALAACSYLRTIE